The Coregonus clupeaformis isolate EN_2021a chromosome 20, ASM2061545v1, whole genome shotgun sequence genome contains a region encoding:
- the LOC121533322 gene encoding protein NDNF produces MRLCLGPQGWPLALALMLGVVVGQKLPTRDEGLFQMQIRDKTLFHDSSVIPDGAEISGYLFRDTPKRYYFVVEEDNTPLSVTVTPCDAPLEWKLTLQELPEEASGEGSGKPEPLDQQKQVTVDEGTELFSYKGNDVESYVATSSPSGLYQLEMLSTEKDSNFKVYATTTPESDQPYPELPYDPRVDVTALGHTTVTLAWKPTPTGVLMGQPVQYCVVINKEHNFKSLCAAEAKISADDAFMAVPKPGRDFSPFDFAHFGFVRSNNDFNKDRGLTSNKISRSYTAKPKASDIQKVCIGNKNIFTVSDLKPDTQYYFDVFAVNSATNTSTAYVGTFARTKEEARQKTLELKDGKVSDVFIKRKGSKFLRFAPVSSHQRVTLFVHACLDSVQVQVRRDGKLLLSQNVEGVRQFQLRGKPKAKYLIRLRGSRKGASTLKVLATTKPSSKQPFPSLPEDTRIKAFDKLRTCSSATVAWLGTQHRNKYCVYRKEVAESYGEEQRRREQNQCAGPETRRKSEKVLCKYFHSPNLQKAVTTETITGLEPGKAYLLDVYVVGHSGHSVKYQSKLVKTRKYC; encoded by the exons ATGAGGCTGTGCTTGGGACCTCAGGGCTGGCCTCTGGCCCTGGCTCTAATGCTGGGGGTTGTAGTGGGCCAGAAGCTGCCCACGCGTGATGAGGGCCTGTTCCAGATGCAGATCAGAGACAAGACCCTGTTCCATGATTCCTCCGTCATCCCAGACGGCGCCGAGATCAGTGGATACCTGTTCAGGGACACACCTAAAAG GTACTACTTTGTGGTGGAGGAGGACAACACCCCACTGTCTGTGACGGTGACACCATGTGATGCTCCTCTGGAGTGGAAGCTCACTCTGCAGGAGCTGCCTGAGGAGGCCAGCGGCGAGGGATCAG GTAAGCCGGAGCCCCTGGACCAGCAGAAGCAGGTGACAGTGGATGAGGGCACAGAGCTCTTCTCCTACAAGGGGAACGATGTGGAGTCTTACGTGGCTACCAGCTCTCCCTCCGGCCTCTACCAACTGGAGATGCTCTCCACAGAGAAGGACAGCAACTTCAAGGTGTATGCCACCACCACCCCAGAGTCTGACCAGCCCTACCCCGAGCTACCCTACGATCCCCGGGTGGATGTCACCGCGCTGGGCCATACCACTGTCACTCTGGCCTGGAAGCCCACCCCCACAGGCGTTCTGATGGGCCAGCCTGTCCAGTACTGTGTTGTCATAAACAAGGAGCACAACTTCAAAAGCCTGTGTGCTGCCGAGGCTAAGATCAGTGCTGACGATGCCTTCATGGCAGTTCCAAAGCCAGGCCGGGACTTCAGCCCCTTTGACTTTGCCCACTTTGGCTTTGTCCGCTCAAACAATGACTTTAACAAGGACAGAGGTCTCACCAGCAACAAGATCTCCCGCTCCTACACAGCCAAGCCCAAGGCCTCGGACATTCAAAAAGTCTGCATCGGCAACAAGAACATCTTCACCGTGTCGGACCTGAAGCCGGACACTCAGTACTACTTTGACGTGTTCGCTGTGAACTCTGCCACCAACACCAGCACCGCCTACGTGGGCACGTTCGCCCGCACCAAGGAGGAAGCTCGGCAGAAGACGTTGGAGCTGAAGGACGGCAAAGTGTCTGATGTCTTCATCAAGAGGAAGGGCAGTAAGTTCCTACGCTTCGCCCCGGTCTCCTCCCACCAGAGGGTCACTCTGTTCGTGCACGCTTGTCTGGACTCTGTCCAGGTGCAGGTGAGGCGTGATGGAAAGTTGCTGCTCTCCCAGAATGTGGAAGGGGTACGGCAGTTCCAGCTGCGAGGGAAGCCCAAGGCCAAGTACCTGATCCGTCTGCGAGGCAGCAGGAAGGGAGCGTCCACCCTGAAGGTGCTGGCCACCACAAAGCCCAGCAGCAAGCAGCCCTTCCCCTCGCTTCCCGAGGACACGCGCATCAAGGCTTTCGACAAGCTGCGTACCTGCTCCTCTGCCACTGTGGCCTGGCTGGGAACGCAGCACCGCAACAAGTACTGCGTCTACAGAAAAGAGGTGGCAGAGAGCTATGGCGAGGAGCAGCGGCGGCGCGAGCAGAACCAGTGTGCCGGGCCCGAGACGCGCAGGAAGTCAGAGAAGGTCCTCTGCAAGTACTTCCACAGCCCCAACCTGCAGAAGGCCGTTACCACGGAAACCATCACAGGGCTGGAGCCGGGCAAGGCCTACCTGCTGGACGTTTATGTTGTGGGCCACAGTGGTCACTCAGTAAAATACCAGAGCAAACTGGTGAAAACAAGGAAATACTGCTAA